In Clostridium sp. JN-1, one genomic interval encodes:
- a CDS encoding thermonuclease family protein — protein MNKLVNRGVITFITAVFLVMCAGCSSSSNSSKNSNSKQGNDVEEKQTTNNISQSPIKLEKAVVTRHIDGDTVEVKLENGKKAKVRFIGVNTPESTTKHEPYGKEASDYTKSQLLDKTVYLEKDAGDTDKYGRLLRYVWLEVPKEINESEIKSKMFNAILASEGYAQQMTISPNVKYADYFKKFCAEARENNKGLWKINHNGTTRGDNAYKNRGHRTEDN, from the coding sequence ATAACGGCCGTATTTTTAGTGATGTGCGCAGGCTGTTCAAGCAGTAGTAATTCATCTAAAAATAGTAATTCAAAACAAGGTAATGATGTTGAAGAAAAACAAACTACAAATAATATATCGCAGTCTCCAATAAAGCTTGAAAAAGCTGTAGTTACAAGACATATAGATGGTGATACTGTTGAGGTTAAATTGGAAAATGGAAAGAAGGCAAAGGTCAGGTTTATAGGCGTGAATACGCCAGAATCTACTACTAAGCATGAACCATATGGTAAAGAAGCATCAGATTATACAAAATCACAACTATTAGATAAAACTGTATATCTTGAAAAGGATGCAGGAGATACCGATAAATATGGAAGACTTTTGAGATATGTTTGGCTCGAAGTTCCAAAAGAAATAAATGAATCTGAAATCAAGAGCAAGATGTTCAATGCAATACTGGCATCAGAAGGTTATGCACAGCAAATGACAATTTCACCTAATGTTAAATATGCAGATTATTTTAAAAAGTTTTGTGCAGAGGCAAGGGAAAACAATAAAGGACTTTGGAAAATAAATCATAATGGAACTACAAGAGGAGATAATGCATATAAAAACAGAGGACATAGGACAGAGGACAATTGA
- a CDS encoding ABC transporter permease subunit translates to MYNLLKFEVYKLKHNKIFLSSLMITLLLIIYSIYLFFHSKVTLKILETSLQGNEFGFIVNNFKDRLHPKAIEFFYSSFGFSPCIAIILIFIVGSLVLDEFSSGTINNTIVYGHTRDEIYISKFITASLSGLILTALLLFGTIALGSFINFSREFLSFNDLIKSIEFTILAALILSSLTSIYMCLSMFIQNKLIFITLIILTIILTTSYPPCFESIIKYSPIFMLIDMSSFKPDPYSIIFSSFIIIVITIIIGILRFNKLELK, encoded by the coding sequence ATGTATAACTTATTAAAATTTGAAGTGTATAAATTAAAACATAATAAGATATTTTTAAGTTCTTTAATGATTACATTGCTTTTAATCATATATTCCATATACTTGTTCTTCCACAGCAAAGTTACACTTAAAATACTCGAAACTTCTCTGCAGGGAAATGAATTTGGCTTTATAGTCAATAATTTTAAAGATAGACTTCACCCAAAAGCAATTGAATTTTTTTATTCATCCTTTGGATTTTCCCCTTGTATAGCTATAATTTTAATATTTATAGTTGGCAGCCTTGTATTAGATGAATTTTCAAGCGGTACAATAAACAATACTATAGTATATGGTCATACAAGAGATGAAATTTATATATCAAAATTTATTACAGCATCCTTATCAGGTCTTATACTAACCGCTCTTTTACTATTCGGTACGATAGCTTTAGGCAGCTTCATAAATTTCTCTAGAGAATTTCTTTCTTTTAATGACCTAATTAAATCAATTGAGTTTACTATTCTTGCGGCCTTAATACTTTCAAGTTTAACCAGCATTTATATGTGCTTATCGATGTTTATACAAAATAAGCTAATATTCATAACGCTCATCATATTAACTATAATTTTAACAACAAGTTATCCCCCTTGTTTTGAAAGTATCATAAAATATTCCCCTATTTTTATGCTTATAGACATGAGTTCATTTAAACCCGATCCATACAGTATTATATTTTCATCATTCATTATCATTGTGATTACAATAATTATTGGTATACTTAGATTCAACAAACTAGAACTTAAGTAA